Proteins from a genomic interval of Treponema succinifaciens DSM 2489:
- a CDS encoding DUF1016 N-terminal domain-containing protein yields MNQELITAVEAVKKTILQSQYQAAKETTRVQLILYYGIGRYLSSKKGKKNWGTSVLETISSQLRKELPGLRGFSATSLKKMRLFYENWNFLEDSDSSVMTDELPEKLNSSDTSDELTAIIPISDFKLSGINLADFPVEDFFKVPFSHHIAIFSKVKNLQERYYYIYRVVEENLQVDTPVTSEEIKAVAERINRKLAEINGLDDEDSKNVKKN; encoded by the coding sequence ATGAACCAAGAACTGATCACCGCTGTAGAAGCAGTAAAAAAAACAATTTTACAGTCTCAGTATCAGGCAGCGAAGGAAACTACTCGCGTTCAGCTAATTCTTTATTATGGCATTGGTCGTTATCTTTCTTCAAAAAAAGGAAAAAAAAACTGGGGAACAAGCGTTCTTGAAACCATAAGTTCTCAACTTAGAAAGGAACTGCCTGGATTACGCGGATTTTCGGCTACAAGTCTTAAGAAAATGCGTCTTTTTTATGAAAACTGGAATTTCTTAGAAGATTCTGATTCGTCCGTTATGACGGACGAATTGCCCGAAAAACTTAATTCGTCAGACACGTCTGACGAATTAACAGCAATAATTCCAATTTCGGATTTTAAGCTTTCGGGAATCAATCTTGCAGACTTTCCTGTAGAAGATTTTTTCAAAGTTCCTTTTTCTCATCATATAGCAATTTTCAGCAAAGTAAAAAATCTTCAGGAACGCTACTATTACATTTATCGAGTTGTAGAAGAAAACTTACAGGTAGATACTCCAGTAACAAGTGAGGAAATCAAAGCCGTCGCCGAGCGGATCAATAGAAAACTCGCCGAAATAAATGGCCTTGATGACGAAGATTCAAAAAACGTAAAAAAAAACTGA
- a CDS encoding site-specific DNA-methyltransferase, translating to MPIKYIPYTPEPIEGQALLDNFTRTLRYKGNYDIKGKLIRGMPLYEMQTVETFGDKEKAKQNLVIRGECVSACAYLKEKGILVDLVYIDPPFASGADYSKTVYIRQNPKLAKALKQAEEELEIEDLKSFEEKMYGDVWNKEKYLNWMYENLCAIKSVMSETASIYVHLDYHIGHYVKILMDEIFGEDNFRSEIIWKRATAHSDSGFFGNNYDMIYFYTKSDSAIFNTIFQDYDEKYIARFKYKDPDGRLWDSGNPTAKGLQGGGYDYEYDGYRTLWRYPYETLKKMDEEGRLYRTKNGGIRTKVYLDELKGMPCQALWTDINAVNSQADERIDYATQKPEALLERIIKASSDENMLVADFFGGSGVTAAVANKLNRRFIHCDVGINSIQTVRDRLIAQKETPNHVRGDVNFSVLEIKDGVSLFRNPVQTMEKLKSLVPGLGKMEGLSDFWAGCIESIKDGTVPVYLPDLKNSECKILDKPFMSRILHEHLGNLPFTPSRVIIYYVDVVDISEIEEFVKADKSTLAKIEFRDLKELLDDIVIEDTADFEVSEIQEELIPEYKLTIKSFMSDRVMRHINAYNQKCELNSKGKKFKPIVISEEGLELIEWISVDCTATEGEWHSDSEIKIDKLGFVIKNGIKTKEFWDGAIKSETKPLRLKIRNICGDETVWKV from the coding sequence ATGCCAATTAAATACATCCCATACACTCCGGAGCCGATTGAAGGGCAGGCTCTTTTAGATAATTTTACTCGCACTCTCCGTTATAAAGGAAACTATGATATAAAAGGTAAACTTATACGCGGTATGCCTTTGTATGAAATGCAGACTGTTGAAACTTTCGGCGATAAAGAAAAAGCAAAGCAGAACCTTGTGATTCGCGGGGAATGTGTTTCTGCGTGTGCCTATCTTAAAGAAAAAGGTATTCTTGTTGATTTAGTTTACATTGACCCGCCCTTTGCAAGCGGAGCTGATTATTCCAAGACCGTTTACATCCGTCAGAATCCCAAGTTGGCAAAGGCTTTGAAGCAGGCAGAAGAAGAACTTGAAATTGAAGATTTGAAAAGTTTTGAAGAAAAAATGTACGGTGATGTTTGGAATAAAGAAAAATACTTGAACTGGATGTATGAAAACCTGTGCGCCATAAAAAGCGTGATGAGTGAAACTGCCAGTATTTATGTTCATCTGGATTATCATATTGGTCATTATGTAAAGATTTTGATGGATGAGATTTTTGGTGAAGATAATTTTAGGAGCGAAATAATTTGGAAAAGAGCAACGGCTCATAGTGATTCAGGCTTTTTTGGTAACAATTATGATATGATTTATTTTTACACAAAATCTGATTCAGCAATTTTTAATACAATTTTTCAAGATTATGATGAAAAATATATTGCTCGTTTTAAATACAAAGATCCAGATGGACGATTATGGGATAGTGGTAATCCAACTGCTAAAGGATTGCAAGGCGGTGGATATGATTATGAATATGATGGTTATAGAACGCTATGGCGTTATCCATACGAAACTCTAAAGAAAATGGATGAAGAAGGGCGACTATACAGAACAAAAAATGGTGGAATAAGAACAAAAGTTTATCTTGATGAATTAAAGGGAATGCCATGCCAAGCATTATGGACAGATATAAATGCCGTTAATTCCCAAGCAGATGAACGCATTGACTACGCCACACAAAAACCTGAAGCCCTGCTTGAACGCATCATTAAAGCATCTTCCGATGAAAATATGCTTGTTGCAGATTTCTTCGGCGGTTCTGGTGTAACGGCAGCTGTAGCAAATAAACTTAACCGCCGTTTCATTCACTGCGATGTGGGCATCAATTCAATCCAGACCGTGCGCGACCGCTTGATTGCTCAGAAAGAGACCCCGAATCATGTTCGGGGTGACGTGAATTTCTCAGTTTTGGAAATAAAAGACGGCGTTTCTCTTTTCCGTAATCCCGTTCAGACTATGGAAAAACTAAAGTCTCTCGTACCCGGGCTTGGAAAAATGGAAGGGCTTTCAGACTTTTGGGCGGGCTGTATAGAAAGTATAAAAGACGGCACTGTTCCAGTTTATCTTCCGGATTTAAAAAACAGTGAGTGCAAGATTTTAGACAAGCCGTTTATGAGCCGCATCCTGCATGAGCATCTGGGAAATCTTCCTTTCACTCCAAGTCGTGTCATTATCTATTATGTTGATGTGGTTGACATTTCAGAAATTGAAGAATTCGTCAAAGCAGACAAATCAACCCTTGCTAAAATTGAATTCCGCGACTTAAAAGAACTGCTTGATGACATAGTAATTGAAGACACCGCAGATTTTGAAGTGAGCGAAATTCAGGAAGAACTAATTCCGGAATACAAGCTGACCATAAAATCATTTATGAGCGACCGGGTTATGCGTCACATAAACGCCTACAATCAAAAATGCGAGCTCAATTCCAAAGGCAAAAAGTTCAAGCCGATTGTCATTTCAGAAGAAGGTCTGGAACTCATCGAATGGATCAGCGTGGATTGTACTGCAACAGAAGGTGAGTGGCATTCAGATTCAGAAATCAAAATAGACAAACTCGGTTTTGTTATTAAGAATGGTATAAAGACAAAAGAATTCTGGGACGGTGCAATCAAGAGTGAAACAAAACCGCTGCGTCTGAAAATCAGGAATATCTGTGGGGATGAAACTGTTTGGAAGGTATAA
- a CDS encoding virulence RhuM family protein has product MAKKQKKEVTIRSSAAEYLTFVAANGDDKNSVEVRYEDENIWITQKMLAILYDVDVRTINYHIKKIFDDSELEEASVIRNFRITAADGKSYDTKHYNLQMIIAVGFKVNSERAVQFRKWINQIAKDYTIKGWVMDEERLKNGGSILTEDYFEEQLERIREIRASERKFYQKVTDIYATSIDYDRDAASTKRFYATVQNKMHFAVHGHTAAELIVERANAEKPHMGLTTWKDAPNGKIKKSDVTIAKNYLSEFELSQLNRMVTAYLDFAENMALRKIPLTMADWEKRLNGFIQMFEYGLLQDAGKVSAEIAKLHAETEFEKYRIVQDRLYKSDYDLYLEELERKMEIKNAN; this is encoded by the coding sequence ATGGCAAAGAAGCAAAAAAAAGAAGTTACAATTAGAAGTTCCGCAGCTGAATACTTAACTTTTGTGGCAGCCAATGGGGATGATAAAAATAGTGTAGAAGTCCGCTACGAAGATGAAAACATTTGGATTACACAAAAAATGCTTGCTATTTTGTATGATGTTGATGTCCGAACAATAAATTATCATATCAAGAAGATTTTTGATGACTCAGAACTAGAAGAAGCTTCAGTTATCCGAAATTTTCGGATAACTGCCGCAGACGGTAAATCTTATGACACAAAGCATTATAATCTTCAGATGATAATTGCCGTTGGTTTTAAAGTTAATTCTGAGCGTGCAGTTCAGTTTAGAAAATGGATAAATCAGATTGCAAAGGATTATACGATTAAAGGCTGGGTTATGGATGAAGAGCGGCTTAAAAACGGCGGCTCCATTCTTACTGAAGATTATTTTGAAGAACAACTTGAACGAATTCGTGAAATACGGGCAAGTGAGCGCAAGTTTTATCAGAAAGTAACGGATATTTATGCAACATCAATTGATTATGACAGGGATGCAGCTTCTACAAAACGCTTTTATGCAACAGTCCAGAATAAAATGCATTTTGCGGTTCACGGGCATACAGCAGCAGAACTTATCGTAGAACGAGCAAATGCAGAAAAACCGCACATGGGGCTGACTACATGGAAGGACGCTCCGAACGGAAAAATAAAGAAAAGCGATGTAACGATTGCAAAGAATTATCTTTCGGAATTTGAGCTTTCTCAGTTGAACCGCATGGTTACAGCTTATCTTGACTTTGCGGAAAATATGGCATTACGAAAAATCCCTCTCACAATGGCAGACTGGGAAAAAAGGTTGAACGGCTTTATTCAGATGTTTGAATACGGACTTTTGCAGGATGCTGGAAAAGTCAGTGCAGAAATTGCAAAGCTTCATGCCGAAACTGAGTTTGAAAAATACCGCATTGTGCAGGATAGACTGTATAAAAGCGATTATGACTTATATTTGGAAGAATTAGAACGCAAAATGGAGATCAAAAATGCCAATTAA
- a CDS encoding DEAD/DEAH box helicase family protein, producing the protein MLHTMIQKSCKKWLSSSDCKIKNLISYMISTGELRDAQIEAIKTYLFLKIACDNKPLYELFCNGAFNSLSEEDLNSMELSTLARETLFHNKAALALYEYASQKNEKGAQVSVKLTDEIKKNPQNINYETIFKKIFYGVTYSDYLFSLPMGAGKTFLMAAFIYLDLYFAMQNPDDSRFARNFIILAPSGLKTSVIPSLRTIQEFNPAWVLPEPTASEIKRQMIFEVLDENKSAKKSNRTKNPNVQKLALHQPFEDLTGLVAVTNAEKVILDGLVRAEQGELFEESSETKDREANELRYWIGKLPQLSVFIDEVHHATDGDIKLRSVVNRWANGEKKNVTNVIGFSGTPYLDKAEKIPVTDSLSVASSDISNTVYYYPLVDAIGNFLKYPIVKVSDNKDSMQIVESGVREFLQKYKDTIYDRPPRTLQAKLAVYCGKGIDFLEEEVYPFISNLIMEYGLNPNEHILRYHDGNKNHPKPQDSDYQFRILDRSESKIRIILLCQIGKEGWNCRSLAGVILSQEGDCPTNMVLQTSCRCLRQVERGKKETALIYLNDSNAEKLKKQLEQQQHINLDEFQKGSRGATETLNRYNRTEHLKLPPIPLYQYSIKYDTLLVEEPNTDNVISNAVKNSEQKAVINKQFDVRKADFTNIDIDSSEHGKLPARYNTWLYEIARESFGFVTVAKLHEHDKALRKVFNEVSYKADGETYFSSHYDIQKLNSLIRTAFYEKRDFSVREEFIKESVRLLCIEQFSPQVEVASSKIKDYYPEEIEVQKIIDADKSGKTEIDEKTKAAVTALRAAGLNKEADDIENKACPFPNKDRSFHYLPYKTDSFFEQKFLNEVLKEECVSKYNLEVYYNGDRMLTDFRIHCYKKTEKDWANVGEYTPDFIILQRKSENEVGKVLIVETKGSLYANDPNFIARREFVEQYFIKMNNEKTGAEKFSYLYLQDNESDEERIKKTIIHVNAFFGEGK; encoded by the coding sequence ATGCTTCATACAATGATTCAAAAATCATGCAAAAAATGGTTATCTTCTAGTGATTGCAAAATAAAAAACTTGATTTCCTATATGATTTCTACAGGGGAACTTCGCGACGCGCAGATAGAAGCAATAAAAACATATCTTTTTTTAAAAATAGCCTGTGACAATAAGCCACTTTATGAACTCTTTTGCAATGGCGCTTTTAATTCTCTTTCAGAGGAAGATTTGAATAGCATGGAGCTTTCTACACTAGCCCGCGAGACTCTTTTTCATAATAAAGCGGCCCTTGCATTGTATGAATATGCATCACAGAAAAACGAAAAGGGAGCGCAGGTTTCTGTAAAACTTACAGATGAAATAAAAAAGAATCCACAAAATATAAATTACGAAACCATATTCAAAAAAATATTCTATGGCGTTACTTATTCCGATTATCTTTTCAGTCTTCCAATGGGTGCCGGAAAAACATTTTTGATGGCAGCTTTTATTTATCTTGATTTGTATTTTGCAATGCAGAATCCTGATGACAGCCGATTTGCCAGAAACTTCATTATTTTGGCTCCGTCAGGCTTAAAAACTTCGGTTATTCCAAGCCTTAGAACAATTCAGGAATTTAATCCGGCCTGGGTTTTGCCTGAACCAACAGCGAGCGAAATAAAGAGACAAATGATTTTTGAAGTGTTGGATGAAAACAAATCTGCAAAAAAATCAAATAGAACTAAAAATCCAAATGTACAGAAGCTGGCTTTACATCAGCCATTTGAGGATTTAACAGGCCTTGTGGCTGTAACAAATGCAGAAAAGGTTATTCTTGACGGACTTGTTCGTGCAGAACAGGGAGAATTATTTGAAGAAAGTTCGGAAACAAAAGACCGTGAGGCAAATGAACTTCGTTACTGGATTGGGAAGCTCCCACAGCTTTCTGTTTTTATCGACGAGGTTCATCATGCAACAGATGGTGACATAAAACTCCGCTCTGTGGTGAACCGTTGGGCAAATGGTGAAAAGAAAAATGTGACAAATGTAATCGGCTTTTCTGGTACACCATACTTGGATAAAGCAGAAAAAATACCTGTTACAGATTCTCTTTCTGTTGCCTCGTCTGATATTTCTAATACCGTTTATTATTATCCGCTTGTAGACGCAATAGGAAACTTCTTGAAATATCCAATCGTAAAGGTTTCTGACAATAAAGACAGTATGCAGATTGTTGAAAGCGGCGTACGTGAATTCTTACAAAAATATAAAGACACCATTTATGACCGCCCGCCACGCACACTGCAGGCTAAACTTGCGGTTTATTGCGGAAAAGGAATAGATTTTCTTGAAGAAGAAGTTTATCCGTTTATTTCAAATCTCATCATGGAGTACGGACTGAATCCTAATGAGCATATTTTACGCTATCATGACGGAAATAAAAATCATCCTAAGCCACAGGATAGTGATTATCAGTTCAGGATTCTTGATAGAAGCGAATCAAAAATACGAATAATTCTCCTTTGTCAGATTGGAAAAGAAGGATGGAACTGCCGGAGCCTTGCAGGGGTAATTCTTTCGCAAGAGGGGGATTGTCCTACAAATATGGTTTTGCAAACTTCATGTAGATGTTTGCGTCAGGTTGAGCGTGGTAAAAAAGAAACTGCCTTAATATATTTAAATGACTCAAATGCTGAAAAACTTAAAAAGCAACTTGAGCAACAGCAGCATATCAATCTTGATGAATTCCAGAAGGGCTCAAGAGGTGCTACCGAAACGCTTAACAGATATAATCGTACTGAGCATTTAAAGCTTCCTCCAATACCGCTGTATCAGTATTCAATCAAATATGACACTCTGCTTGTGGAAGAGCCTAATACTGATAATGTTATTTCAAATGCTGTAAAAAATTCTGAACAGAAAGCAGTTATAAATAAACAGTTTGATGTCAGGAAAGCAGATTTCACAAATATCGATATTGATTCTTCTGAGCATGGAAAACTTCCGGCACGATACAATACTTGGCTTTATGAAATAGCGAGAGAGAGTTTTGGTTTTGTAACAGTTGCAAAACTCCATGAACATGACAAGGCATTGCGCAAGGTCTTTAATGAAGTCTCATATAAAGCTGATGGCGAGACATATTTCAGTTCTCATTATGACATACAAAAATTAAATTCACTCATCAGAACTGCCTTTTATGAAAAACGAGATTTTTCTGTCAGAGAAGAATTTATCAAAGAATCAGTAAGATTGCTGTGCATAGAACAGTTTTCGCCACAAGTCGAAGTTGCGTCATCTAAAATTAAAGATTATTACCCTGAAGAAATCGAAGTTCAAAAGATAATTGACGCAGATAAATCTGGAAAAACTGAAATTGATGAAAAGACAAAAGCTGCCGTTACAGCCCTCCGTGCAGCAGGTTTAAATAAAGAGGCTGATGATATTGAAAATAAGGCTTGCCCTTTTCCAAATAAAGACCGGTCTTTTCATTACCTTCCATATAAAACAGACAGCTTTTTTGAACAGAAATTTCTTAACGAAGTATTAAAGGAAGAGTGTGTATCAAAATACAATCTTGAAGTTTATTATAACGGAGACCGCATGCTGACTGATTTTAGGATTCACTGTTATAAAAAAACTGAAAAAGATTGGGCAAATGTCGGTGAATATACACCTGATTTTATCATCTTGCAAAGGAAATCAGAAAACGAAGTCGGAAAAGTTTTAATTGTTGAAACAAAAGGCAGTTTGTATGCAAATGACCCGAATTTCATTGCTCGTCGGGAATTTGTTGAGCAATATTTTATAAAGATGAACAATGAAAAAACAGGTGCTGAAAAATTCTCATATCTTTATCTGCAAGATAATGAGTCGGACGAAGAAAGAATTAAAAAGACAATCATACATGTTAATGCATTTTTTGGGGAGGGAAAGTAA